AAGCATATGAAAGTAGGAATCTATTGTAGAATCTCAAAGGATAAAGGAGATAAGGACAAGAGTATTGAAGACCAGTCTGAACTGGGCAAAGAATTCTGTGTATGCAATAAATTCGATTATGAACTGTATATTGATGAGGGAATAAGCGGAACTATTGACGACCGTCCCGAGTTTCAAAGACTTCTTGTAGACATTATAGATGGAGAAATAGGAAGCATATGGGCGTATGACGATAGTAGAATACAGCGAAATCCAGAAATTCGATACTTACTAAATAACAC
The DNA window shown above is from Flavobacteriales bacterium and carries:
- a CDS encoding recombinase family protein produces the protein MKVGIYCRISKDKGDKDKSIEDQSELGKEFCVCNKFDYELYIDEGISGTIDDRPEFQRLLVDIIDGEIGSIWAYDDSRIQRNPEIRYLLNNT